Proteins from one Devosia chinhatensis genomic window:
- a CDS encoding TetR/AcrR family transcriptional regulator, producing MEQDSQKRESSDERRHAIADAARALIVEKGLEGLRMRDIAARVGINIATLHYHVPSKEALVALVAQRLKAEFVAQDMSHPREGKSGLDLLRMEFDDALESWEQAPERLAVMAELTERARRDPAIAAIIQPMRSGWLADLAGLFRKGAADGSLRADIDAYAAARIYAGMVASWRISRPDREDVRTVFAEFERAFIARQI from the coding sequence ATGGAACAGGATAGCCAGAAGCGGGAAAGCAGCGACGAGCGGCGCCACGCCATTGCCGATGCCGCCCGGGCGCTCATTGTCGAAAAGGGTCTCGAAGGCCTGCGCATGCGCGACATCGCAGCGCGGGTCGGCATCAATATCGCTACCCTGCATTATCACGTGCCGAGCAAGGAGGCCCTCGTGGCGCTCGTCGCCCAGAGACTCAAGGCCGAATTTGTTGCTCAGGACATGAGCCATCCCCGCGAGGGCAAGAGCGGGCTCGACTTGCTGCGTATGGAGTTCGACGATGCGCTCGAATCCTGGGAGCAGGCGCCCGAGCGGCTGGCCGTCATGGCCGAGCTGACCGAACGGGCGCGGCGCGACCCCGCCATCGCCGCGATCATCCAGCCCATGCGCAGCGGCTGGCTGGCCGACCTGGCCGGTCTGTTTCGCAAGGGCGCCGCCGATGGCTCGCTGCGCGCCGATATCGACGCCTACGCCGCCGCCCGCATCTATGCGGGCATGGTGGCAAGCTGGCGTATTTCCCGACCCGATCGGGAGGACGTGCGGACCGTCTTCGCCGAATTCGAACGTGCCTTCATTGCCCGCCAGATATGA
- the ilvA gene encoding threonine ammonia-lyase, biosynthetic → MTDYVRKILTSSVYEVAEQTPLEKMALLSERLGRDILVKREDLQPVFSFKIRGAHNRIVHLSAEERARGVICASAGNHAQGVALSATRLGIRAVVVMPTTTPVIKVNAVRRLGGEVVLFGDGFDAARAHAAGLAERHGYVFVHPFDDPDVIAGQGTVGLELMRQHPEPIGAIYVPVGGGGLAAGIASFVKFLRPEIRVIGVEPEEAASMKAAIAAGKPVPLDQVGLFADGVAVRQVGEETFRLCRELLDDIVTVTADEICAAIKDIFDDHRAITEPAGALALAGLRRDIETGNAPQGALIAINSGANVNFDRLRYVAERAEIGERAEALLAVTIPEKPGSYRAFIRLIGNRAITEFNYRYAPGGSANIFVGVKLARGDAEKHEIITLLEGNGLSVTDMTDNEVAKLHVRHMVGGRVAGMDDERVFRFQFPERPGALLKFLEGLNDAWNISLFHYRNHGADYGRVLVGVEVPEPTRADFFAHIEAIGFPYWDETENPAYRQFLELPRNR, encoded by the coding sequence ATGACCGATTATGTCCGCAAGATCCTGACCTCTTCCGTCTATGAAGTGGCCGAGCAGACCCCGCTCGAGAAAATGGCGCTGCTCTCCGAGCGGCTGGGTCGGGACATCCTGGTCAAGCGCGAAGACCTGCAACCGGTCTTCTCCTTCAAGATTCGCGGCGCCCATAACCGCATCGTGCACCTCAGCGCCGAAGAGCGCGCCCGCGGCGTGATCTGCGCATCCGCCGGCAATCATGCCCAGGGCGTCGCCCTCTCCGCCACGCGGCTGGGCATTCGCGCGGTGGTGGTGATGCCCACGACCACCCCGGTGATCAAGGTCAATGCGGTGCGCCGGCTGGGGGGCGAGGTGGTGCTGTTCGGCGACGGGTTCGACGCTGCCCGCGCCCATGCTGCCGGCCTGGCCGAGCGCCACGGCTATGTCTTCGTCCACCCCTTCGACGACCCCGACGTGATTGCCGGCCAAGGCACGGTGGGCCTTGAACTGATGCGCCAGCACCCCGAGCCCATCGGAGCCATCTATGTGCCGGTGGGCGGTGGCGGCCTGGCCGCAGGGATTGCCAGCTTCGTCAAGTTCCTCCGCCCCGAAATCCGCGTTATCGGTGTCGAACCGGAAGAAGCGGCAAGCATGAAGGCTGCCATCGCAGCCGGAAAGCCGGTGCCGCTCGACCAGGTGGGTCTATTTGCCGACGGCGTCGCCGTGCGCCAGGTCGGCGAGGAAACCTTCCGTCTCTGCCGCGAGTTGCTGGACGATATCGTGACCGTCACGGCCGACGAAATCTGCGCCGCCATCAAGGATATCTTCGACGATCATCGCGCCATTACCGAACCGGCTGGAGCGCTCGCCCTGGCCGGGCTGCGCCGTGATATCGAGACCGGCAATGCGCCACAAGGCGCCCTCATTGCCATCAATTCAGGCGCCAATGTCAATTTCGACCGGCTGCGCTATGTCGCCGAACGCGCCGAGATCGGCGAGCGGGCGGAGGCGCTGCTGGCCGTGACCATTCCCGAAAAACCCGGCTCCTACCGGGCCTTCATCCGGCTCATCGGCAACCGCGCCATCACCGAGTTCAATTATCGCTACGCCCCGGGGGGCAGCGCCAATATCTTCGTGGGTGTGAAACTGGCGCGCGGCGATGCCGAAAAGCACGAGATCATTACCCTGCTCGAGGGCAACGGGCTGAGCGTCACCGACATGACCGACAACGAGGTCGCCAAGCTCCATGTCCGCCACATGGTGGGCGGTCGGGTCGCGGGCATGGATGACGAGCGGGTGTTCCGTTTCCAGTTTCCCGAACGACCCGGCGCGCTGCTCAAGTTTCTCGAAGGGCTCAACGATGCCTGGAACATTTCGCTGTTCCACTACCGCAATCACGGCGCCGATTACGGCCGGGTCCTGGTGGGCGTCGAGGTGCCCGAACCGACGCGCGCGGACTTCTTCGCCCATATCGAGGCCATCGGCTTTCCCTATTGGGACGAAACGGAAAATCCGGCCTATCGACAGTTTCTCGAATTGCCTCGCAACCGCTGA